The segment CATGCATTGATTCAGCCTGATGTTGTATTTAAAAGGTTAGGCTTTGTTATTACAGATGAGCAGCATCGCTTTGGTGTTGAACAGCGTCGTATATTGCGAGATAAGGGCGAAAATCCAGATGTGCTTTTTATGACCGCTACGCCAATACCAAGAACACTTGCCATTACAGCATTTGGGGAAATGGATGTATCGATGATTGATGAAATGCCAGCAGGACGCAAACAAATTGAAACACATTGGATGAAAAAGGAGCAGTTTGGCTCAGTGATGGCAAAGCTGGAATTAGAGCTAGCAGCAGGACGACAAGCCTATGTGATTTGTCCACTTATTGAAGAATCTGATAAGCTCGATGTTCAAAATGCTGTTGATATTTATGAGCAGCTAGCGACTTATTTAAAGGAACGCTTTTCTGTCGGTTTAATGCATGGACGTTTATCGACAGCTGAAAAAGATATGGTTATGCGTTCTTTTAGTGAAGGTACAATTCAAGTATTAGTTTCGACAACAGTTGTTGAAGTTGGCGTGAATGTACCAAATGCCACCTTTATGATTGTCTATGATGCTGAGCGCTTTGGTTTAGCGCAGTTGCATCAGCTACGTGGGCGTGTAGGACGAGGTGAGCATCAATCGTACTGTATTTTACTCGCTGACCCTAAATCAGATGAGGGCAAAGAGCGGATGCAATCTATGACAGAAACAAATGATGGCTTCCGCCTCGCTGAAAAGGACTTAGAATTAAGAGGTCCGGGCGATTTCTTTGGACGTAAACAAAGCGGCTTGCCAGATTTTAAAGTTGCTGATTTAGTACATGATTATCGTATTTTGGAAACCGCTCGTAAAGATGCAACAGAACTGCTTGAAACAGATGCATTTTGGCATGGTCGCGATTATCAATATTTACGTGAAATGTTAGAGGAAAGTGGCGTTTTACAAGGAGAGCGCTTTGATTAATGTACCTAACTTAGAATGTAAGCACTTGATTGCAAAACAAGTCTTGCATTCTTTTTTTAACCTCTATATACTGATATTAGTACCAAGTGCTAATAACAACTCGAAAGGTGGCGAATGATGTTGAGAAAAACGAAAAAAGAGCGACAGCGACTCCTAACTGAAACAATAGCTGAAAATCCATTCGTCACAGATGAACAGCTAGCAACAAAGTTTCAGGTAAGTGTCCAAACCATTCGCTTAGATCGTATGGAGCTATCAATTCCAGAGCTTCGAGAGCGAATTAAAGATGTTGCTGCTAAAAACTATGAAAATGAAGTAAAATCTCTACCGATTGATGAGGTTATCGGAGAAATTGTTGATATTGAATTAGATCATCGAGCCATATCGATTTTTGATGTAAAGGAAGAGCATGTGTTTCAGCGAAATGGCATTGCACGTGGGCATCATTTATTTGCACAAGCCAATTCCTTAGCGGTGGCTGTTATTAATGATGAGCTAGCGTTAACTGTACATGCCAATGTGACGTTTGTGCAACCTGTTCGTGCTGGAGATCGTGTTATTACAAAGGCGATAGTCATCGACCAAGATGATAAAAAGCATCGTACAAAAGTAGAGCTAACGTCTACCGTTAATGGTGAAACCGTTTTTGTAGGTGAATTTGATATGTACCGTACGAAAGGTAAAGGTGAGTAATAATGAAACTAGCGCTTGATGGAATGGGTGGCGACAACGCACCAAAATCAGTGATTGAAGGTGCATTTTTAGCATTAGAGCAAATTCCTAACTTGGAAATCCAATTATATGGTCAGCAAGAAAAGCTTGAACCTTTTTTAAAAAAGCATGATCGCTTAACAGTTGTGCATTGTGAGGAAGTTGTAGAAGGAACAGATGATCCAGCGCGTGCTGTTCGACGAAAAAAGGATTCCTCTATGGCACGTATGATGGATGCCGTTGATAAGGGAAGCGCAGACGCTTGTCTATCTGCTGGGAATACAGGTGCTTTAATGGCAGGTGGGTTATTTAAAGTAGGACGTATTGAAGGGATTGCTAGGCCAGCTTTAGCAACAACATTGCCAACACTTGATGGTAAAGGCTTTTTAATGCTTGATTTAGGCGCAAATGCAGATGCCCGACCAGAGCATTTAGTGCAATATGCCATTATGGGTGATATTTATGCGAAAAAGGTTAGCGGCATCTCAAAACCACGTATTGGCTTATTAAATATCGGTACGGAGGATAAAAAAGGCAATGAGCTAACGAAAGCAGCCTTTGAATTACTAAAGGAAGCCGATTTGAATTTTATTGGCAATGTTGAGGCACGCGATTTACTTGAAGGTGTGGCAGACGTTGTTGTGACAGACGGCTTTACAGGAAATATGGTGTTAAAGTCTATTGAAGGAACGGCGGGAGCGTTGTTTTCTATGTTAAAAGAGGCATTTATGTCCTCGACTAAAACAAAAATCTCAGCAGCACTAATGAAAAATAATTTGCGTGACTTAAAGCATAAAATGGACTATACCGAATATGGCGGTGCAGGATTATTCGGCTTACAGGCACCTGTCATTAAGGCGCATGGATCGTCCAATGCAAAGGCAATTTTTAGTGCGATTCGTCAAGCCAATACAATGGTAGAGCATACCGTTATTTCAACAATTACAGAAACAGTACGTCATTTAGAAATTGATTAATAAAGGGGATTATTTACATGACGAAAATAGCTTTTATTTTTCCAGGACAAGGCTCTCAAGTAGTCGGTATGGGGCAAGAGTTTGTTGATAATGCAGCAGAGAGCAAAGCGTTTTATGAGCGTGCAGATCAAGCATTGCACTTTGAGCTATCGAAGCTAATGTTAGAGGGACCTGCTGAGGAGCTAACATTAACGTATCATGCACAGCCAGCCTTGCTGACTACAGGTGTGATGGTGGCAGAGAAGCTACGTGCAGCAGGTATTCAGCCTCATTATGCAGCAGGGCATTCACTTGGGGAATATGGTGCACTAGTGATAGCAGGTGTACTGTCATTTGATGATGCTGTATCAATTGTGCATAAACGTGGGCTATATATGAATGAAGCGGTACCTGCTGGACAAGGGGCAATGGCAGCTATTTTAGGTATGGAGCTTGAAGCATTACATAACGTAACAGCGCAGGTTTCAGCGGAAGGTGATGCCGTACAGGTTGCCAATGTTAACTGCCCTGGACAAATCGTTATTTCAGGTACAAAAGCTGGTGTTGACAAGGCATCAATTGCTGCGAAGGAAGCAGGGGCAAAGCGAGCAATACCTTTAGTTGTTAGTGGTCCATTCCATTCAGAGCTTATGCGCCCATCATCAGAAAAGCTACAGGAAGCGTTGGCACATATTACGCTATCCGCTCCGCAAATTCCTGTGATTGGAAATGTTGAGGCGAAGGAATTACAGGATGTGCCTGCTATTCAGCGTGAGCTTGTGGAACAAGTATATAGTGCGGTGCAATGGGAAGCATCTATGCGTGAAATGATTGCGCAAGGTGTGGATGTCTTTATTGAATGTGGGCCAGGTAAAGTATTAACAGGCTTATTGAAAAAAATCGATCGCTCTGTTGCTGCATATTGTGTTTATGATGAAGCATCATTACAAGCGGTTGTAGAAGCGTCAAAGGAGTGGTCAATTAATGCGTAAATTAGAGGGAAAAGTAGCTGTCGTGACAGGAGCTTCACGTGGTATTGGGCGTGCGATTGCCTTAAAGCTTGCGGATGAAGGTGCAAAGGTTGTGGTCAATTATAGTGGCTCACAAGCAAAGGCGGAAGAAGTTGTAGCAACGATTCAAGCAAATGGCGGTGAAGCTATTGCTGTACAAGCTAGTGTAGCACAGACAGAAGAAGTAACAGCATTAATGGATACAGCTGTTAAAACATTCGGCTCTCTTGATATTTTAGTCAATAATGCGGGTATTACAAGAGATAACCTGCTTATGCGTATGAAGGAAGACGAATGGGATGATGTCATGGATACAAACTTAAAAGGTGTATTCCTTTGTACAAAAGCGGTGACACGTCAAATGATGAAGCAGCGTGCAGGACGTATTATTAATATTTCATCGATTGTAGGTGTAGCTGGTAATGCAGGACAAGCAAACTATGTAGCGGCTAAGGCAGGCGTTATTGGACTAACAAAAACGACTGCAAAAGAATTAGCTTCTCGTAATATTTTAGTCAATGCGATTGCCCCAGGCTTTATTGAAACAGAAATGACAGATCAGCTACCAGAGGATATTAAGCAAGGGATGCTGACACAGATCCCACTTGCGAAGCTTGGCCAGCCAGAGGATATTGCAAAGGCTGTTGTATTCCTTGCATCGGATGACGCTAACTATATGACAGGACAAACGCTTCATATTGATGGCGGTATGGTGATGTAATTTCAATTAGGCATAAACGCTGATTTTTTGTATAATCATTTGAGGGGAGGTGAATCAATTGTCTACAGTATTAGAACGTGTAACAAAAGTAATCGTGGACCGTTTAGGTGTTGAAGAAAGCGAAGTAACGCTTGAAGCTTCTTTCCGTGATGATTTAGGTGCTGACTCATTAGACGTAGTAGAGCTTGTAATGGAGCTTGAAGACGAATTCGATATGGAAATTTCTGATGAAGATGCTGAAAAAATCTCAACAGTAGGTTCTGCTATTTCATACATCGAAAGTAAATTAAACTAATTTCGTTAAAACTTTATTTAGTGAATGATATCGCCTCTATTCATTTGATGGTCATCGTAATGATGTAATGGTTTTATGGTAGCTTGAATAAAGTAGAAATTATTTTTCTGCTTTTACTTGATAGAAGAAGCAGATTCAATGAATGAAGATGTATTTAAAGGGGACGAAATGGATCATTTTTGATCTATTGACGTCCCTTTTTTATATTGAAAATCAATTACGTTTCAGCTTGAACATTGTTTATTTATATAGGCAGATAAATAATGTATTCGGATTTTTATCTTAGTTCAGCGGGCGTATAGACACCCACTAAGCAGAGCCGAGATAAAAAACGTTTATCCTCTCCCAGCAGAGAAAGGGGTCTTCTGTATCTGCTGCTACCGCCTTGCTTTCGCACAAAAAAATTTGTCGCTTCGCTTTCGATACGAAAAGAATTAGCTGAAATAAGATCAATTTTCGGAAAAATTGCCAAAACATTGGATTTTAGCCGAAATACTTTTGCATAAACGCCCTGAAAAAGGTACACTAAAAACGGTAGAAACTATTAGGAAGGCAGATTGTTCAATGGCTATGAAAAGAAAAGGAACTATGCAGAAATCTGGCGTACTTCCTGAAAAAGTACGCAAACAATTCGAGCTATTACAGCATGAATTAAATATCACATTTATTAATAAAAGTTTATTGTATCAAGCATTCACACATTCATCCTATGTGAATGAGCATCGCCGTAAGTTATTTACGGATAATGAGCGTCTTGAGTTTTTAGGGGACGCGGTACTTGAACTGTCTGTTTCTAAATATCTTTTTGAGAAATACCCGAATATGAGTGAAGGTGAGTTAACAAAATTACGAGCATCCATTGTTTGTGAGCCATCACTTGTTATTTTTGCAAATGAATTAGGATTTGGACGCTTTGTTTTACTTGGAAAAGGTGAAGAGCTTACAGGTGGACGAGAGCGCCCAGCATTGCTTGCAGATGTGTTTGAATCATTTGTAGGTGCATTGTATTTAGATCAAGGTTTACAAACAGTTGTAGCATTTTTAGAACGTATTGTGTTCCCGAAAGTAGAAGTTGGTGCTTTTTCGCATGTGATGGATTTTAAAAGTCAATTGCAAGAAATGGTACAGCAAACCAATAATGGACTGCTACATTATGAGATTATTGATGAAAAAGGACCAGCTCATAACCGTACATTTGTATCCAGTGTATTATTAAATGGACAAGAATTAGGCGTTGGTCGTGGAAAGTCCAAAAAAGAAGCCGAACAGCAAGCCGCACAAAGTGCCATGCAAACAATGCGTGAAGAAGCGGCAAAAGAGGAGGCTTAATAGATGTTCCTAAAACGACTAGAAATGATTGGCTTTAAATCTTTTGCAGAGCGCATTGGCATTGATTTTGTACCTGGTGTTACAGCAGTTGTCGGACCAAATGGCAGTGGTAAAAGTAATGTCACTGATGCGATTCGTTGGGTACTTGGGGAGCAATCGGCAAAGTCGTTACGTGGAGCAAAAATGGAAGATGTTATTTTTGCGGGAAGTGACTCTCGTAAGCCACTTAATTTTGCAGAGGTAACACTTGTATTAGATAATACAGACGAGCAACTTGCTTTTTCTTATACAGAAGTCAGTGTAACAAGACGCGTATACCGTTCAGGTGATAGTGAATATTTATTAAATAACCAACAGTGTCGCCTGAAGGATATTACGGACTTGTTTATGGATTCAGGACTTGGCAAAGAAGCATTTTCAATTATTTCACAAGGCCGTGTCGATGAAATTTTAAATAGCCGACCTGATGACCGACGTGCTATTTTTGAAGAGGCAGCTGGCGTATTAAAGTATAAAATAAGAAAAAAGAAGGCAGAGCATAAGCTTGTTGAAACAGATGAAAATTTGTATCGAGTATTAGACATTCTCCATGAATTAGACAACCGATTAGAGCCGCTTGAAATGCAGGCATCTAATGCAAAAGACTATGTACAAATGTCTACCGAGTTAAAAGATTTTGATATTGCGATTCTTGTGCATGATTTTAACAATTGTGCACAATCTTTGCATGCACTGAAAGCTGAATTTACAGAGCTGTCTGCTACAGAACAGAAACAAGCACAAAATATTGCAGCTATTGATAAGCAGACAACAAATATCCGTAAGCTATTAACAGAACTTGATACGTATTTGGATACTGCACAGGCTGAGCTTGTTGCTGCAACAATGGAGGTAGAGCGCTGGGATGGACGCAAGGCATTAATGGCTGAAAAGCGGCAAAATGCCTCCAATCAACTACAGCAGCTGCAAGGAGCCTTACAAGAGGCAAAGGCAGAGGTAGAAACACTGCTTGTGCAAGAGCAGGATAAAAAGGAGCAATTCTCTGAAAAGCAGCAAGCAGTTTTAACGCTTAAGCAAAGCATTAAGCAGCTAGAGCAATCATTAAATCGCTCAGTAACAGAAATTGAACAAGAAATTGAAGACTATAAAAATCGTTATATTGATTCATTAAATGAAGAAGCAACCATTAAAAATGAATTAAAAAATATTGATCAGCAGTTAACACAGCATAAGGCAATGGCAGCGCGAATGTCTGACCAAACAGATGAAATTGGGCAGGAGCTTATGCAAATTATTGCTGAAAAAGATAAGTTAGTCGCTACTTATACAACAACAGTGAACAACCTACAGGAAAAACTCGAACAGCATGATGCCTTACAACTACAATTAAAAGATAGTAATGCTAGCTTTACTGATAAGCAAGATATGCTTTATAAGGCATATCAGCATCAACAGCAGCTCAAGGCTCGAAAGGATACACTTGCTGAGCTGGAGGCAGATTTTTCAGGCTTTTTCCAAGGTGTCAAAGAAGTCTTACTGGCACGTGATAAAGGTGAATTACAAGGTATTGAAGGCGCTGTTGCTGAGTTAATCCAAGTGGAGGGAAAGTTTTCACAAGCTATTGAAACCGCATTAGGTGCAGCCTCTCAGCATATTGTGACAACGAATGAACGTCATGCACAGCAGGCGATCCATTGGTTAAAGCAAAAAAGGGCTGGGCGAGCTACTTTTTTACCAAAGACGGTTATGAAGTCACGCAAAATTAATATAGCAACCATCCAACTGGCAACAGAGCATCCAGCGTTTATTCAAATGGCAGATGCCCTTGTAACATTTAATGAGGCTAATCGAACAATTGTTGAAAACCTTTTAGGTAATGTTATTGTAGCAGCAAATTTAGAAGGAGCTAGCCAAATTGCCAGATTATGTGGGTTCCGTTACCGAGTTGTGACACTTGATGGGGATATTGTCAATGCAGGTGGTTCACTAACAGGAGGTGCAAGCAAACAGCAATCTTCCCTTTTCTCAAGAAAAGCTGAGCTAGATGATTTAATTGTTAAGCTAGAGTCGTTACAGAATTCCATTTACAGTGCTGAACAGGCTGTTGCGGCAGAGAAGGAAAAGCTTGCAACATTGAGAGAGCAGGTAGAGCAACTAAAGCTTGAGAGCGAGCAACTACGAAAAGCTGAAATGGAGCAGGCTGGGCGTATTCGTGAGCTTGAGGCAATTGAAAAAAGCTTATCAGCGCGTGTATCCTTTGCCTCAACTGAAACGCAGGATGTAAAAACGCGTGAAGAAGCATTGCTAACACAAAAACAAATAGCAACAGAGCGATTACACGCACTTGCAGCCGAGCTTGCTGACATTAATCGAACAGTAGAGCAATTAACAAAGGTCAAACTGCAAAGTGAAACGGAGAAAGATGTACTACGTGAGCAGCTAGCTGAAAAGCGTTCACAATTAGCTGTTATGCAGGAACAAATGTCACAGGTGCAAATTGCAACAGCAGAGATAGCACTGCAATTAAACAAAGCACAACAAAAAGTCGAAAATATTTCTCAGGAAATAGCATGGCTTCAATCTGATGCATCGACAAATCATTTAAGTGATGAAGAAATTGACGAGCAGGTTGTACAATGGAAGGCAACAAGAGATACGCTTCAAGCAACGATTTCTCAGAAAAAAGAAGACAAAGCAAAGCAACAGCAGGAGCTTGCAACATTAGAGGAGCAGTTGAAGGAAGTGCAACGTATTCATAAAGGATACCTTGAAGCAATACGTGCCAATGAGTTGAAACGAAGTCGTTTAGAATTTGAAATGGATAATTTCCAAGAGCAGCTTGAGGAAAATTATCAGCTCACAATCGAGGATGCAGAGGCAGAGGCTCTTATGATTGAGGATGAGGAGCATGTACGCCGACGTGTAAAGCTGCTTAAAAAATCAATTGAAGAGCTAGGCCCTGTTAATATTAGTGCGATTGAGGAATATGAACGAGTGCTTGAGCGTCATACCTTCTTAACAGAACAGCGTGAGGATTTACTTGCTGCACAGGAAACATTACATGAAGCGATTAAAGAAATGGATGAAGAAATGACATTGCGCTTTAGTGAAACGTTTTATGCGATTCGTGAGCAGTTTAAACAGGTATTCCGTGAATTATTTGGTGGCGGGCAAGCCGATTTAGTATTAATAGACCCACAAAATTTACTAGAAACAGGTATTGAAATTGTTGCACAGCCACCAGGGAAAAAGCTGCAAAATTTAAGCCTGCTTTCTGGTGGTGAACGTGCACTAACAGCTATTGCTTTATTGTTCTCGATTTTAAATATACGCCCTGTTCCATTTTGTATTCTCGATGAGGTGGAGGCAGCGTTGGATGAAGCAAATGTTGTTCGTTATAGCCAATATTTGAAAAAATTTAGCCGTGATACACAATTTATTGTTATTACACATCGTAAAGGAACAATGGAGGGAGCCGATGTTCTGTATGGTATAACAATGCAGGAATCAGGTGTATCCAAGCTGGTATCAGTCAAATTAGAAGATGAACCCGTACTTGCGGAGCAAAGGAGCAAACAAGGATGAGTTTTTTTAAACGTTTAAAAGATAAATTAATAGGCAATCCAGCAGAGGAAGAAAAACTGCAAGAGCAAGAGCTTGAGCAGGATGCCGAACAGCAAGAGCAGGCAGAGTCTAGTGAGCCTGCTACGATTGAAGTGGAAACGGTGGAAGCACCTGACGCAGTGTTGCCAGTAATCGACAATGAGCAGGAAGAGGAACCTCAGGCTGTTGTGGAGGAGCAGCAGGAAGTACAGGAGCTAGCGGTTATTGAGGAGGAGCCAGTGGAAGAGAAAAAGCCTTCTGCTTGGTCTATTACTCAAAAATTCAAGGCAGGGCTTGAAAAAACTCGTAATTCCTTTACATCTAAAGTCAATGACCTTGTTGCACGCTATCGTAAAGTCGATGAGGACTTCTTTGAGGAATTAGAGGATTTATTATTACAAGCAGATGTTGGCTTTGAAACAGTGATGGAACTGATGGATAAATTACGCTTTGAGGTTCAACGTAAAAATATAAAAGATACAAATGGCATTCAAGCTGTTATTTCTGAGAAGCTTGTCGAAATTTATGAGCAAGGTGAGGACGATTTAATTGAGCTAAATATGCAGCCTGATGGTGAGCTAACAGTTATATTATTTGTTGGTGTAAATGGTGTTGGGAAAACAACAACAATTGGCAAGCTTGCTCATCGTCTAAAATCTCAAGGGAAAACGGTTGTGTTAGCAGCAGGTGATACATTCCGTGCGGGTGCGATTGATCAATTGCAAGTATGGGGAGATCGAGTTGACTGCGAGGTTATTAAACAATCAGAGGGCTCTGACCCAGCAGCTGTGATGTATGATGCGATTCGTGCAGCCAAAAATAGAAAAGCAGATGTGTTAATTTGTGATACGGCTGGACGCTTGCAAAATAAAGTAAACTTAATGAACGAGCTTGAAAAGGTGCATCGTGTTATTTCACGAGAAATTCCAAATGCACCACATGAGGTCTTATTAGCATTAGACGCAACGACAGGCCAGAATGCACTTGTACAAGCACAAACATTTAAAGAAGCAACAAATGTAACAGGGATTGTATTAACGAAGCTGGATGGTACAGCTAAGGGCGGTATTGTACTGGCAATTCGTCACAAGCTGCATATTCCAGTAAAATTTGTTGGTCTAGGTGAGAAAATGGATGATTTACAGCCATTTGATGCAGAACGCTATGTTTATGGTTTATTTGCAGAGGGCTTAGATAAAGAGCTACAAAATAGCGAAGATTAATTGTCATAACTGCGATAAAGCGCTTGGGCTGTAGGAAAGGTGAATGACCTTGTTGAAAGAGGAAATACTAGCGGACGGTACGCTACAATGAAGACTTTTAGACAAGGAGATTACCTTGACACAGATGGGCGCCTTTCGTTATGATACAAATGACTAATAGCGGGAGGAGAAATATTCGATGCTACTTGAAAAAACAACACGCATGAACTTTCTCTTCGACTTTTATCAAGCATTATTAACAGATAAGCAAAGAAGTTATATGGAGCTCTATTATTTAGATGATAATTCACTAGGAGAAATTGCTGAATCCTATGGAGTTTCACGTCAAGCTGTTTACGATAATATTCGTCGAACAGAGGCGATGCTTGAGGAATATGAAGAAAAATTATGTTTACTTGAAAAATTTCAACAACGTACCCAAATGCTTGCACAGCTAACAGAGGGGATTACGAAACAAAGTATGACAATGGAAGAGCAGCTAGCGCTTATTGAACAGTTGAAAGAATGGGATTAGGAGGCGAAGGCAATGGCTTTTGAAGGATTAGCGGAACGACTCCAAGGAACGATCCAAAAGATTAAAGGCAAAGGGAAAGTATCAGAGCAAGATGTAAAAGAAATGATGCGAGAAGTCCGATTTGCTTTAATTGAGGCGGATGTTAACTTAAAAGTAGTCAAAGAATTCGTAAAAAAGGTGAGTGAGCGTGCTGTTGGTGTAGATGTTATGCAAAGCTTAACACCAGGTCAGCAAGTCATTAAAATTGTACAGGATGAATTAACAGCATTAATGGGTGGCGAACAAAGCCCCATTAAATTTAATACAAAGCCGCCAACTGTTATTATGATGGTTGGGCTGCAAGGTGCAGGGAAAACAACAACTACAGGTAAACTGGCGAATATTTTACGAAAAAAATATAATCGTAAACCATTACTAGTTGCCGCTGACGTTTATCGCCCAGCAGCTGTTCAACAATTACAGACGTTAGGGAAACAGTTATCTTTACCTGTTTTTTCGTTAGGCACTGATATATCCCCTGTGGAAATCGCACGGCAGGCAATGGAGAAAGCGAAAGAAGAGCATCATGATGTCGTGATTATTGATACAGCGGGTCGTCTGCATATAGATGAGGACTTAATGCAGGAATTAAAAGATATTCGTGCATTAAAAGAACCAGATGAAGTATTCCTTGTGGTCGATGCAATGACAGGTCAGGATGCTGTCAATGTAGCAGAGAGCTTTAATGAAGCAATCGGTATTACAGGGGTCGTGTTAACAAAGCTTGATGGCGATACACGTGGTGGTGCAGCACTCTCCATTCGTTCCGTTACAGAGAAACCAATTAAGTTTGTCGGAATGGGCGAAAAAATGGATGCGCTTGAGCCATTCCATCCAGAGCGTATGGCATCACGTATTCTTGGCATGGGTGATGTGCTATCACTTATTGAAAAAGCACAAGCAAATGTGGATGAGGCAAAGGCGAAGGAACTTGAAGAAAAATTCAAATCCCAAACCTTTACATTTGATGATTTTGTAGAGCAATTACAGCAAGTAAAAAAAATGGGCCCATTAGATGAAATTTTAAAAATGCTTCCAGGCGCTAACAAAATAAAAGGCTTAGATAATGTAAAAGTAGATGACAAGCAAATGGGTCGTGTAGAAGCCATTATCTATTCAATGACGCCTGCTGAAAAGACCAACCCAGAGATTATTAATGGTAGCCGTAAAAAGCGTATTGCAAAAGGCTCAGGAACGTCTATTCAAGAGGTTAATCGTTTACTTAAGCAATTTGATGATATGAAAAAAATGATGAAGCAAATGACTGGTATGGCGAGTGGCAAAGGAAAGAAAAAAATGAAATTACCAGGCCTTGATTCATTGTTTAAATAATAATTTATAGGTGTTAAGAAAAAACACTTTACAAACAACCTAAACATTGATAATATACTATCTTGTGTGAAACTTATTCGGAGGTGCTATTAAAATGGCAGTTAAAATTCGCTTAAAACGTATGGGAGCTAAAAAATCTCCTTTCTATCGTATCGTAGTTGCAGACGCTCGTTCACCACGTGATGGTCGTCAAATTGAAACAGTAGGTACTTACAACCCACTAACTCAACCAGCTACTGTAAACATTGATGAAGAGAAAGCTCTTAAATGGTTAGCTGACGGTGCAAAACCATCAGATACAGTGCGTAACCTGTTCTCAGAACAAGGTATCATGGAAAAATTCCATAACCAAAAATTCAGTAAATAATCGGGGGCGACGTCTTTGAAGCAGCTGATTGAAGCAATCGTTTTACCACTAGTCGATTATCCACAGGAAGTTCGTATTGAAACGGATGAAAATGCAAATCGAATTGTTTATAAACTTTTTGTTCATCCAGAGGATCGAGGGAAAGTCATAGGCAAGCAAGGGCGAGTAGCGAAAGCAATTCGTACAATTGTTTATTCAGCGGCAGGTAGTCACCATCAAAAGAAGACCTACGTCGATATATTGGATTAATAGAAAAGATTTTGTCATGTTTAGCACAAGTTTTGAAACGTTCAAATAGCTATTGTTAGATAGTTGGAGCGGACTTGTATGGCATGTATAAAATCTGGACGAAGGAGGAGGGAGCTTGTTGGTTCCTTCCTCTTTTTAGCATAGGAGTACGTTTTAATTGAGGTGATAGTTGAATGGAATGGTTTAATGTAGGGCGTATTGTCAATACACACGGCATTCGTGGTGAAGTGCGTGTTTTATCGACAACAGACTTTGAAGAAGAGCGCTTTGCGGTGGGTAATAAACTCGCTGCCTTTAAAAAAGACGATAAAAAGCCAACATGGGTAACAATTGAAGCTGTACGCCGTCATAAAAACTTTATTTTATTAACATTTGAAGGCATGAACAATATTAACCTTGTCGAGCCATTTAAAGAAGGTATGTTAAAAATCACAAAGGATCAAATGACAGATGATTTACTTGAAGAAAACGAATATTTCTTCCATGAGATCATCGGCTGTACAGTAGTTTCTGAGGAAGGTGCAACAATTGGTATTGTAGCTGATATTCTTCAAACGGGAGCAAATGATGTCTGG is part of the Lysinibacillus sp. FSL K6-0232 genome and harbors:
- the ffh gene encoding signal recognition particle protein is translated as MAFEGLAERLQGTIQKIKGKGKVSEQDVKEMMREVRFALIEADVNLKVVKEFVKKVSERAVGVDVMQSLTPGQQVIKIVQDELTALMGGEQSPIKFNTKPPTVIMMVGLQGAGKTTTTGKLANILRKKYNRKPLLVAADVYRPAAVQQLQTLGKQLSLPVFSLGTDISPVEIARQAMEKAKEEHHDVVIIDTAGRLHIDEDLMQELKDIRALKEPDEVFLVVDAMTGQDAVNVAESFNEAIGITGVVLTKLDGDTRGGAALSIRSVTEKPIKFVGMGEKMDALEPFHPERMASRILGMGDVLSLIEKAQANVDEAKAKELEEKFKSQTFTFDDFVEQLQQVKKMGPLDEILKMLPGANKIKGLDNVKVDDKQMGRVEAIIYSMTPAEKTNPEIINGSRKKRIAKGSGTSIQEVNRLLKQFDDMKKMMKQMTGMASGKGKKKMKLPGLDSLFK
- the rpsP gene encoding 30S ribosomal protein S16, whose product is MAVKIRLKRMGAKKSPFYRIVVADARSPRDGRQIETVGTYNPLTQPATVNIDEEKALKWLADGAKPSDTVRNLFSEQGIMEKFHNQKFSK
- a CDS encoding KH domain-containing protein; the encoded protein is MKQLIEAIVLPLVDYPQEVRIETDENANRIVYKLFVHPEDRGKVIGKQGRVAKAIRTIVYSAAGSHHQKKTYVDILD
- the rimM gene encoding ribosome maturation factor RimM (Essential for efficient processing of 16S rRNA); this translates as MEWFNVGRIVNTHGIRGEVRVLSTTDFEEERFAVGNKLAAFKKDDKKPTWVTIEAVRRHKNFILLTFEGMNNINLVEPFKEGMLKITKDQMTDDLLEENEYFFHEIIGCTVVSEEGATIGIVADILQTGANDVWVVKGSKKEHYIPYIEDIVKDIDVEDKKIVIHVMEGLL